A region of Terriglobia bacterium DNA encodes the following proteins:
- a CDS encoding ABC transporter permease yields MGDVITDFRHAVRTLLNNPGFTLLAVLTLALGIGANTTIFSWINSALLNPVPGLARSSEVMAMTEGMSRDNPLGFSYPDLEAMRDGQQSFTGITACGFTAMSLTGKGKPDRVWGMVATANYFDVLGVRPILGRGFLPAEDEKPGGAPVAVISYRLWQRHFGGNPNIVGQTFEINQHPYTIVGVTPALFQGSQTGVRTEIWVPIMMEAQLNPLGDLLHDHHQFWLLAFGRLKPGVALTQAQEEMTLRLKREAKNYPEEHKGHDSVTVYPLWRNPYGMNYFLSTLLPALMSIAGLVLLLACTNVANLMLVRSVGRRREIAIRMSLGASRWRLVRQLLVESLTLAMAGGAVALLITIWTAGTLMKFVSDGGDGGGGFPISLIVRVDRTVLLATLVISVLTGVIFGILPALRASGEAPVAVLKEDTGSASGGLRKARLASGLVVAQISLSLLLLICAGLFIRSFRSAQQINPGFNPHNILNASYDLFTAGYSEASGAEFNRQLVAKLEALPGIQSVALADHVPLEFDSGSTSVKPEGYVPQANELMETQVTNITPNYFRTLQIPLVKGRDFTLEETKSSQRAVIVNEAFVNRYWPNQDALGKQLNSDLTHEWFTVVGVARDSKMTGLNEKPTPFVFLPLYQVYRPTVTLLARTAGDPLILGKTVEKTIHELNADLVVFDVGSLELGEQIASFPQRIAGAFVGAFGLLALVLAAVGIYGVTAYTTRQRTHEIGIRMALGASKENILRLVLRHGLRLTFVGAGVGLAASFILTRYLNSLLLGVTSTDALTFSSVAVLLCAVALFACFIPARRATRVDPVVALRYE; encoded by the coding sequence ATGGGAGACGTCATCACTGATTTTCGCCACGCGGTCCGGACGCTGCTGAACAATCCCGGCTTCACCCTGTTGGCGGTCCTCACCCTGGCGCTCGGCATCGGCGCGAACACCACGATCTTCAGTTGGATCAATTCGGCATTGCTCAATCCCGTTCCCGGACTGGCCCGCTCCAGCGAGGTGATGGCCATGACCGAGGGCATGTCCCGGGACAATCCCTTGGGTTTTTCATATCCGGATCTCGAAGCCATGCGCGACGGGCAACAGAGTTTTACCGGCATCACGGCGTGCGGCTTCACGGCGATGAGCCTGACCGGCAAAGGTAAACCGGATCGCGTCTGGGGCATGGTCGCCACGGCGAATTATTTCGATGTCCTGGGCGTGCGGCCGATCCTGGGGCGCGGCTTTCTGCCCGCCGAGGACGAGAAGCCGGGAGGGGCGCCCGTGGCGGTGATCAGCTACCGGCTCTGGCAAAGGCATTTCGGCGGCAATCCGAACATTGTGGGCCAGACATTTGAAATCAACCAGCACCCCTACACCATCGTGGGCGTAACGCCGGCCCTGTTTCAGGGGAGCCAGACGGGCGTGCGAACCGAGATTTGGGTTCCGATCATGATGGAAGCGCAATTGAACCCGCTGGGCGACCTGCTTCATGACCATCACCAGTTCTGGCTGCTAGCGTTTGGACGGTTGAAGCCGGGCGTCGCGCTGACCCAGGCGCAGGAGGAAATGACGCTGCGACTGAAGCGGGAGGCAAAGAACTATCCCGAGGAGCACAAAGGGCACGACAGCGTGACGGTGTACCCGCTGTGGCGCAACCCCTACGGCATGAATTATTTTCTCTCGACGCTGCTTCCGGCGCTGATGTCGATCGCGGGCCTGGTGCTGCTGCTGGCCTGCACGAACGTGGCCAATCTGATGCTGGTACGGTCGGTGGGGCGGCGGCGCGAAATCGCGATTCGCATGTCGCTGGGTGCGAGCCGTTGGCGGCTGGTGCGGCAACTGCTGGTGGAAAGCCTGACGCTGGCGATGGCCGGAGGCGCGGTCGCGTTATTGATCACGATCTGGACGGCGGGAACCCTCATGAAGTTCGTGTCCGACGGGGGGGACGGGGGAGGCGGCTTCCCGATCTCGCTCATCGTCCGGGTGGACCGCACGGTGCTGCTGGCGACGCTGGTGATCTCGGTGCTCACGGGGGTGATCTTCGGGATTTTGCCGGCGCTGCGGGCTTCGGGCGAAGCGCCGGTGGCGGTACTGAAAGAGGACACGGGGAGCGCGTCGGGTGGGCTCCGGAAGGCGCGCCTCGCGAGCGGGCTGGTGGTCGCGCAAATCTCACTGTCGCTGCTGCTGCTGATCTGCGCAGGATTGTTCATTCGCAGCTTCCGGAGCGCGCAGCAAATCAATCCGGGTTTCAATCCCCATAATATCCTGAACGCCTCCTACGACCTGTTTACCGCGGGATATTCGGAGGCGAGCGGGGCGGAATTCAATCGCCAGCTCGTCGCGAAACTGGAAGCGCTGCCGGGCATACAGTCGGTGGCCCTCGCGGATCATGTGCCGCTGGAATTTGACAGTGGTTCGACCAGCGTGAAACCCGAGGGCTACGTCCCGCAGGCGAATGAATTGATGGAGACGCAAGTGACCAACATCACGCCAAATTATTTCCGAACCCTGCAGATTCCCCTGGTGAAGGGACGCGACTTCACGCTCGAGGAGACGAAGAGTTCGCAGCGCGCGGTGATTGTCAACGAAGCCTTTGTGAATCGCTACTGGCCGAATCAGGATGCGCTCGGCAAGCAGCTCAATTCCGACTTGACGCACGAATGGTTCACGGTGGTTGGCGTGGCTCGCGATAGCAAGATGACCGGCCTGAATGAAAAGCCGACGCCCTTCGTGTTTCTGCCGTTGTACCAGGTTTACCGGCCGACCGTGACCCTGCTGGCGCGGACGGCGGGTGATCCGCTGATTCTCGGCAAGACGGTCGAGAAAACGATCCATGAATTGAATGCCGATCTGGTGGTTTTCGATGTGGGCTCGCTCGAATTGGGCGAGCAAATCGCCAGTTTCCCCCAACGCATTGCGGGAGCCTTTGTGGGCGCCTTCGGGCTGCTCGCTCTAGTTCTGGCCGCGGTCGGAATTTACGGCGTCACGGCCTACACCACGCGACAGCGCACCCATGAAATCGGCATCCGCATGGCGCTGGGCGCGAGCAAAGAGAACATCCTGCGACTGGTGCTCCGCCACGGGCTCCGGTTGACGTTCGTCGGGGCGGGGGTGGGCCTGGCAGCGTCCTTCATACTGACGCGCTACCTGAACAGCTTGCTGCTGGGCGTGACGAGCACCGATGCGCTGACGTTTTCCTCAGTGGCGGTTCTGCTCTGCGCCGTGGCGCTCTTCGCCTGCTTCATTCCTGCCCGCCGAGCCACTCGCGTGGATCCGGTGGTGGCGCTGAGATACGAATAG